A DNA window from Palaemon carinicauda isolate YSFRI2023 chromosome 39, ASM3689809v2, whole genome shotgun sequence contains the following coding sequences:
- the LOC137630976 gene encoding ras-related and estrogen-regulated growth inhibitor-like protein yields the protein MKDDRNPSQNGPLRVAVVGAGEVGKSALTVRYLTKRFIGEYRSDTDLLYKCVLQVDGSSQPVEIMDTSARANEESSDAHLLWAEAFVVVYSVSDKKSYKWAANTLEELSARKPSACILMLGNKSDLSHLREVEEVEARSLALTHAARFSEVSTAESGTPVSEVLDGFLKEVKSQRNANHSHNGGSPKLRKISVTKMLGSLIGRNSPPPIPTTHLIILDKEEKSKLQGPMRQLCRPCLRPAHSLPCSPHTAV from the exons ATGAAAGACGATAGGAACCCTAGTCAGAACGGCCCTCTCAGAGTGGCCGTCGTCGGGGCCGGGGAAGTGGGCAAATCGGCCCTGACCGTTCGTTATCTCACGAAAAGGTTCATCGGTGAATACAGATCAGACACAG ACTTGCTGTACAAATGCGTCCTACAAGTGGACGGCTCCAGTCAACCGGTCGAGATAATGGACACCTCCGCTAGGGCCAACGAAGAGTCCTCGGACGCCCATCTCCTGTGGGCGGAGGCTTTCGTTGTGGTTTACTCAGTTTCCGATAAGAAATCTTACAAATGGGCGGCAAATACTTTAGAG GAATTGTCAGCCAGAAAACCTTCCGCCTGCATCCTGATGCTTGGGAACAAGAGCGACCTAAGTCACTTGCgcgaggtggaggaagtcgaagccAGATCGCTGGCCCTCACCCACGCCGCCAGGTTCTCCGAGGTCTCCACGGCCGAGAGCGGCACGCCCGTGTCCGAAGTCCTAGACGGGTTCCTGAAGGAGGTGAAATCGCAGAGGAATGCCAACCACTCACACAACGGGGGGTCCCCCAAACTCAGAAAGATCTCAGTCACCAAGATGCTGGGGTCCCTCATCGGTCGGAATTCGCCCCCACCCATCCCAACCACCCACCTCATCATTTTGGACAAGGAAGAGAAGAGCAAACTACAGGGCCCCATGAGACAGCTGTGTAGGCCCTGCCTCAGACCGGCGCATTCTTTGCCTTGCTCTCCCCACACGGCAGTTTAA